The sequence ACCGCCGCCTTCCAGCAGCACTGGCAGCGTGACCTGGGCCGCGAGTGGAGCCCTGACATCGCACAGAGCTTCCTTTCTGACAAAAGTGACAGCGAGGCACGGCGGGCCTTTTTGGCCTCCAACATTGGCATCGGCGTGGATGTCTTCTTCGGGGGCGGTTCCTATGATTTCGAGTCCCAGGCCCGTGCAGGCACGCTCGTAGCTGGTGATGGCGAAAAAACCGGCCTCACCTCCCTCATGAAGAAAAATCCCGCCTGGTTCACCGATGCGGCGATTCCTGAAAATGTCAGCGGGGAGCCCTTCCGTGATCCGAAGGGCCGCTGGAGCGGTGCCTGCATCTCCAGCAGTGGTATCGTTTATAACAAAGACGTGCTCCAGCGGCTCGGAATCAAAAAGGAACCCACGGCATGGTCCGATCTGGCCGATCCGCGTTACTTTGGCCAGATCGCACTCACAGATCCCGCCAAGAGCGGTAGCGTCGCAAAGGTCTTCGAGATGCTACTCCAGCAAGAAATGCAGGCCGCCATGGCCAATGCCGCATATACAAAACTCTCCGCCGAAGGAAAACTCGCCCAGGGCTGGACGAATGGCCTCGCACTCATTCAGCGCATCGCGGCAAACGCTCGCTACTTTTCCGATACCTCCACCAAGATCCCACTCGATGTCCTGCGTGGCGAAGCCGCTGCGGGCATGTGCATCGACTTCTACGGCCGCCGGGCGCAGGAGGATGCGGGGAAGCGAGAGGACGGCACCTGTCGTATCGGCTTTATCTCACCTCAGGGCGGCACGAGCGTCAGTGTCGATCCCATCGGGATGTTTCGCGGTGCGGCAGATGCCGAGTTAGCGACGGCTTTCATCGAATTCGTGCTCAGTGATGAAGGGCAGCGGCTCTGGTGCTACCGCGCAGGTGAGCCCGGCGGCCCTGGTGCAGAGGCGCTGCGCCGTCTCAGCGTGCGGCGTGATTTTTACACACCTGAGAATCTGAAACACATGAGTGACGCAGACGAGATGCCATTTGAGAAAGCGAAATCATTCACTTACCGGCCAGAGCTGACCGCTGCGGCATTCAGTTCCATTCGTTTCCTCGTCCGCGTATTATGCGTCGATCCGCATGAGGAGCTCAAAGCCGCGTGGCAGGCCATCCACAGCCATAGCAAGCCCGCCGAGCGGGCACTCATCGTCATGCAGGACCTCTCCCGCGTGCCTTATGACAGCGCCACAGGCAGCATTCGCGCCACGCTCTCTTCCCGCGATAAAATCCAGGAGGCTCGCCTCGCCCGCCAACTCAGCGATACCTTTCGCAATCAATACGAAAAAGCACTGCAAATGGCCCTGCGCGGTGAGTGAGCAGCGGGGCGAATTTTGCGTGATACTAACAGGGGATAGGCCAGCAAGCTGTTTGGGTTTTCAAAGCCCAACCTGGCGCACTTGCTAGGGGAGCTTCAAGACGGATGATTTTGCCTGCCATTGGCCCATTCCATAAGGCTCTGAGCTTCTGCAGCAGGTTTTCCAATCACATGTTTTCGTCATGCGGTCTCTTTTCTCAAATTTACGTAATTAGCACATTTCTATGAGGGATGGTTGATATGGAATTTATGGAATATATATTTTCCATAATACGCAACAGCCATGCATCCATCCGTCGCTCCACTCGCCCTCAGCTCTGCTCTACGCACTGCTTTCGCTGCTCTGGCTTCCCTCTGCCTCCTCCTGCTCGTTCTGGCAGCGCCCTCTTCCTCACAGGCCCAAAACGGCTACTACGCCGCTGGCAACTACACCGCCGCTCAGGCTCAGGCTGCTTATCAAGCCCAGCAACAGGCCTATGCCCAGAACCAGGCCGCTTGGGCTGCCTACCACCGCCAGCAGCAGGCTTATGCCCAGAACCAAGCCGCCTGGGCGGCTTACCACGCCCAGCAGGCCGCAGCGGGCCGTGCTCCTCGTCAGCAGCAGGCTGCTCCGCGTGCGGTCGCTGTGGCTCCACGCCAGGCGGCTCCCGCTCCTCGTCAGGCAGCTCCGCAGGCGGCCATCGGCGGTGGTGGCTCTTCCTCGATCCGTTTTGATGGTCGTTTTGCTTCACTCGCTTCCGGTGCTCCTGCGGCGGTGCAGCATGCGGTGTATGCGGCTAATAAGATTCAGAACAAGCCCTACCTGCGCGGTGGTGGCCACGCCAGCGTGGAAGACAGTGCGTATGATTGCAGTGGCAGCGTGAGCTATGTGCTGATCAAAGCGGGGCTGTTGAAGGCGCCTTTGGCCAGCGGTGCTTTCATGAACTATGGCGAAGCGGGTCAGGGCCGCTTCATCACGGTGTGGGTAAAGCCAGGGGAGCATGTGTTCATGACGATCTGCGGACTGCGCATGGACACCAGCGGTGGTAGCGTGGGCGAGGGCCCGAGATGGCGTGTGAAGAGCCGCAGCATGGCTGGCTTCGTTGCTCGTCATCCTGCTGGTCTTTAATTCTCACTTTTGTGACGCGATTCTCACTCTCGAAACGAACGAACAAGCCGGGAATGCGAATCAGGGGAGCGGGATCGGGGCAAGGCGGTGCCCGGGAGGCTGAAAAGGGTGCGGAAGGTGCCAAAAAGGGCCTCAAAGCGGGCCAAAGCGGCGATCAGCGGCCAAAATGGGCCGATGAGAATTGGGAGTCGGTCTCACGATTGTGAGGCACTGTGCCCATTTTTGCGAAGGACGACCTGGACCGCTACTCACAAAATCTGTCCGATTCCCGGCGACGGGGAAGCATCCTCTCTCATTCCTTGCCACTGAGGCCGCCGCGCTCGCTGGTCATTTCAGACATTCTTTTTGAGAATGTGGTCTTGCCCTTGCCAGGCTTAGCTGTGTCGAAAGCAAGATCCTTCTAATTGCCCGACGTCCAGCGTGTGCCTTTAGCGCTGAAAGCCGCCGGTGAGTGGATCGAGGCCGAATTGGAACTCGCCGCTGGAGGAGGTGAGGGTGAGGGAAAGGGGCTCC is a genomic window of Verrucomicrobiaceae bacterium containing:
- a CDS encoding extracellular solute-binding protein, with the protein product MRKLLEHPLVQKAAAWVAPRRKEVGVSMAMLLVLIGPFLLKPAASTSPRHFDRRLVIMTPHPGLIRDAFGPAFAAKWRERTGQVLYIDWRVPGGTSEIAALLKSEYTAAFQQHWQRDLGREWSPDIAQSFLSDKSDSEARRAFLASNIGIGVDVFFGGGSYDFESQARAGTLVAGDGEKTGLTSLMKKNPAWFTDAAIPENVSGEPFRDPKGRWSGACISSSGIVYNKDVLQRLGIKKEPTAWSDLADPRYFGQIALTDPAKSGSVAKVFEMLLQQEMQAAMANAAYTKLSAEGKLAQGWTNGLALIQRIAANARYFSDTSTKIPLDVLRGEAAAGMCIDFYGRRAQEDAGKREDGTCRIGFISPQGGTSVSVDPIGMFRGAADAELATAFIEFVLSDEGQRLWCYRAGEPGGPGAEALRRLSVRRDFYTPENLKHMSDADEMPFEKAKSFTYRPELTAAAFSSIRFLVRVLCVDPHEELKAAWQAIHSHSKPAERALIVMQDLSRVPYDSATGSIRATLSSRDKIQEARLARQLSDTFRNQYEKALQMALRGE